A segment of the Kluyveromyces marxianus DMKU3-1042 DNA, complete genome, chromosome 5 genome:
TAATATTCCGCTCAATTCTGAGTCAACTAGTAGGTTAGCAATGCTGCTATTTTCTGGTGTGAAAACAGATGACTTTGGTAACCTAAGCAAAATGGTATCTTCCTCTAGATCATCCAATGCAAAAACACCAAGCCCTCCATGCTGTGATCTTCTTATCTCACAACTCTTTGTATTGATATAACCTTGAGCATCATGAACAAAAGACAAGATCCCACTCAGATCACTGATGTCCGTATTTGACATATTGTATACTGATATCCAGCTTTTGTTACTCTTACCTCTGGTCGAACTTAGTTAATGTCCGTTCAGATAAGGTGaaatgagatgagatgagatgagatgagatgagatgagctttgTAACTTTTAAAGTCATGTTTTATTGGAAAAAATGGTAGgaaagaaaccaaaaaggATATAGAATTTTGGAATATAGCACTGATCACATCACATTGACCAAGATCGGAAGTATTCATCAAATACCAGGAGTAGTAAAATATCTCTTTCTATATTCACACGTATATACAAGTTAGAAAAGTAATTTAGAAGATGTATCCTCCCGATATTAAACCTTTATTATTTGATCGCTAGGGACCTTTGTGTGCTCTACTTTTTGTAGAAGTTCATCCATAATTTCAGAAGAATGTTTGTCTTTCATACCGACCTCAGCAAGTACATTGCCATCAGGACCAGTAACCTGTAATACACATGGAATATCCACTTTTTTGTCCTCGTTCTTGATTCTGGTAACATTGATTGGCAAAGTAGGGTTGTAAAACTGTAGTGTAGGTAGGAATTCGTGCCAGAATTTACGAGCACCCATATGACCATTGAAATTTTGCTGCTGGAATTTCAAGTTTAGTGCACTATACTTTGAAGGATCCAAAACAACTTGAGGCTTCACAGTTGTTGCACTGATTTTATTTAAGAAGGCTTTCTGTTTCACTATTCTGGACATCCtgatattttattattagtttATTGTAGTTACTTCAATCTGTAACGTGTTGACGTCTTATACCAAGGCAAAAAGGTACTCTTAACGCTATGTAATCAACCTTCATCCAGCGAACAGTTGGTTCTTGTAGTAAACCGAAtttttttacattttcTATTGACTTAGACTGAACATAAATTTTCaaaagtggaaaaaaagaactgtCACGTGAAAGCAAAAAGTATTTACTGCTTCTCTAGATCGTGATAATTAAGAATCAACTCATGCGATTGTATTTGCCTGCTATTGGAAGAAGTGAATTTATTTAATGATTGTGATActtttcattgttttatAACTGTAAAATAAAGTTCactttaaactttttttgttaGGTTGCTAGAGTTTGCTATTTCGTCTGTACTATATAACAACTGGCCTTTCATGAGCTTCATAAGTATAACTAGACAGCTGTACTTAATATCTCTAACAAATGAGTTATTGGAAATATTGTACAAACATAACGCGTGAAAGGTGTGAGAcaatggaaagaaaagtgCTTCTGAATAAttacatgtatatatatataattgGATATACATAATTTCCATTCTATCTGACTTGACATTGattaaaacaaacaacaatatgCCGAATAAAGGAAGGGAGCGTATAATAAACTTTTGAACTGAATAAAGGGAGTCTAGTTAAAAGGTGAATATGAAAGTGTTTCA
Coding sequences within it:
- the MRP49 gene encoding mitochondrial 54S ribosomal protein mL61; protein product: MSRIVKQKAFLNKISATTVKPQVVLDPSKYSALNLKFQQQNFNGHMGARKFWHEFLPTLQFYNPTLPINVTRIKNEDKKVDIPCVLQVTGPDGNVLAEVGMKDKHSSEIMDELLQKVEHTKVPSDQIIKV